The proteins below come from a single Streptomyces spongiicola genomic window:
- a CDS encoding AMP-binding protein, producing the protein MVLTPSAGPEPTPSAHHDTFARDRLPPPEQWPRLLFELPELRYPQRLNCGAELLDTTIERHGGDRAAFRDGNGAVWTYAELRDRVDRIAHVLTGALGVVPGNRVLLRGPTTPWLAACWLAVMKAGGVAVTVLAQQRARELAVMCDIAQVTHALCDFRSLDGLVEAEVPGLRVTAFGGDGPGDLLRLAADAPGVYRAVETAADDVALIAFTSGTTGRPKGCMHFHRDVLAVADTFSARVLRPTPDDVFAGSPPLGFTFGLGGLVVFPLRAGASALLLERAGPGQLLPAIAEHRVSVLFTAPTAYRVMLDGVAGHDVSSLRRCVSAGENLPAATWEAWRERTGLRIINGIGATELLHIFISAADGDIRPGTTGIPVPGWEARVVDGGSGEPVPDGEPGLLAVRGPVGCRYLSDPRQGGYVRDGWNLTGDTYVREPDGWFRYVARADDMIISAGYNVAGPEVEDALLAHPDVVEAAVVGRADELRGRIVAAYVVLRDGAARDEAQAETLREFVRTRLVPYKCPRAIVFMDALPRTPTGKLQRFRLRGLE; encoded by the coding sequence ATGGTGCTGACACCCTCGGCCGGCCCGGAGCCGACACCTTCGGCTCATCACGACACCTTCGCGCGGGACCGCCTGCCGCCGCCCGAGCAGTGGCCGCGGCTGCTGTTCGAGCTGCCGGAACTGCGCTATCCGCAGCGGCTCAACTGCGGCGCGGAACTGCTGGACACCACGATCGAACGGCACGGGGGCGACCGTGCCGCGTTCCGCGACGGGAACGGCGCCGTCTGGACGTACGCGGAGCTGCGTGACCGGGTCGACCGGATCGCGCACGTGCTGACCGGCGCACTCGGGGTGGTGCCCGGGAACCGGGTGCTGCTGCGCGGTCCGACGACCCCGTGGCTGGCCGCGTGCTGGCTCGCGGTGATGAAGGCGGGCGGGGTGGCGGTGACGGTCCTCGCCCAGCAACGGGCCCGGGAACTGGCGGTCATGTGCGACATCGCACAGGTGACGCATGCGCTGTGCGACTTCCGCTCGCTGGACGGTCTGGTGGAGGCGGAGGTGCCGGGGCTGCGGGTCACGGCGTTCGGCGGGGACGGGCCCGGCGACCTGCTGCGGCTGGCGGCGGACGCGCCGGGTGTGTACCGGGCGGTGGAGACGGCGGCGGACGACGTGGCGCTGATCGCGTTCACGAGCGGCACGACGGGCCGGCCGAAGGGCTGCATGCACTTCCACCGGGACGTGCTGGCGGTGGCCGACACGTTCTCCGCACGGGTGCTGCGGCCCACCCCGGACGACGTGTTCGCGGGCAGCCCGCCGCTCGGCTTCACCTTCGGTCTGGGCGGTCTGGTGGTGTTCCCGCTGCGGGCCGGGGCGTCGGCGCTGCTGCTGGAGCGGGCGGGGCCGGGGCAGTTGCTGCCGGCCATCGCGGAGCACCGGGTGTCGGTGCTGTTCACCGCGCCGACGGCGTACCGGGTGATGCTGGACGGTGTCGCCGGCCATGACGTCTCCTCGCTGCGGCGCTGTGTGTCGGCCGGGGAGAACCTGCCGGCCGCGACCTGGGAGGCGTGGCGGGAGCGGACGGGGCTGCGGATCATCAACGGCATCGGGGCGACCGAGCTGCTGCACATCTTCATCTCGGCGGCGGACGGGGACATCCGGCCGGGGACGACGGGGATCCCGGTCCCGGGCTGGGAGGCCCGGGTGGTGGACGGCGGTTCCGGGGAACCGGTGCCGGACGGCGAGCCGGGGCTGCTGGCGGTACGGGGGCCGGTCGGCTGCCGCTATCTGTCGGATCCGCGGCAGGGCGGGTACGTGCGGGACGGCTGGAACCTCACGGGCGACACCTACGTACGGGAGCCGGACGGATGGTTCCGCTATGTGGCCCGCGCCGACGACATGATCATTTCGGCGGGTTACAACGTCGCGGGCCCCGAGGTGGAGGACGCACTGCTGGCGCATCCGGACGTCGTGGAGGCCGCGGTGGTGGGCCGGGCCGACGAGCTGCGGGGCCGGATAGTGGCGGCCTACGTCGTGCTGCGGGACGGTGCCGCGCGGGACGAGGCGCAGGCCGAGACGCTGCGGGAGTTCGTGAGGACGCGGCTGGTGCCGTACAAGTGCCCGCGGGCGATCGTCTTCATGGACGCGTTGCCGCGTACGCCGACGGGGAAGCTGCAGCGGTTCCGGTTGCGGGGCCTAGAGTGA
- a CDS encoding RidA family protein: MSLERINPPGLSPAGGFSHAVAATGSRVIFLAGQTALDTAGKVVGDGLVEQFETALANLLAALAAAGGTSHDLARVTVYATDVADYRRHTAELGRVWHRLAGRDYPAMAVIGAVRLWDEEALVELDGIAVLP; the protein is encoded by the coding sequence ATGAGCCTCGAACGCATCAACCCGCCCGGGCTGTCACCCGCCGGGGGCTTCTCCCACGCCGTCGCCGCCACCGGCTCCCGCGTCATCTTCCTGGCCGGCCAGACCGCACTCGACACCGCCGGCAAGGTCGTCGGCGACGGCCTCGTCGAACAGTTCGAGACCGCCCTCGCCAACCTGCTCGCCGCCCTCGCCGCGGCCGGCGGCACCTCCCACGACCTCGCCCGCGTCACCGTGTACGCCACCGACGTCGCCGACTACCGCCGCCACACCGCCGAACTCGGCCGGGTCTGGCACCGGCTCGCCGGCCGCGACTACCCCGCCATGGCGGTCATCGGCGCCGTGCGCCTCTGGGACGAGGAGGCCCTCGTCGAACTCGACGGAATCGCCGTACTGCCCTGA
- a CDS encoding acyl-CoA dehydrogenase family protein translates to MPAFSLEPAQTAWCAELRGLAAQRLRPLAEKGEPGRVNRPLLSALGELGLLERLFSAGALDLCLMRESLAHGCTEAETALALQGLGAHPLHRSGTPAQRDRWLPGVIAGRTVAAFALSEPGAGSDAAALTLHAAPAPDGPGWRLTGEKLWISNAPEADFCTVFARTGEAPGARGITAFLVPADRPGLTGRPLDMLSPHPIGALAFDRVPVTPDDVVGRPGDGFRVAMDTLNLFRPSVGAFAVGMAQAALDATLDHTAHRHAFGGPLRDLQAVSHQTAEMATRTEAARLLVHAAACAHDAGAPDVRLRSAMAKLFATETAQYVVDTAVQLHGARALQRGHLLEHLYREVRAPRIYEGASEVQRGIIAKELSAGIRTEETPR, encoded by the coding sequence ATGCCCGCATTCTCTCTCGAACCGGCACAGACCGCCTGGTGCGCCGAACTGCGCGGCCTCGCCGCGCAGCGACTGCGCCCCCTCGCGGAGAAGGGCGAACCCGGCCGCGTCAACCGCCCACTCCTTTCCGCACTCGGCGAACTCGGCCTCCTGGAGCGGCTGTTCAGCGCAGGAGCGCTCGACCTCTGCCTGATGCGCGAATCCCTCGCCCACGGCTGCACCGAAGCCGAGACCGCCCTCGCCCTCCAGGGACTCGGCGCCCACCCGCTGCACCGGTCCGGCACCCCCGCCCAGCGCGACCGCTGGCTCCCCGGCGTCATCGCCGGCCGCACCGTCGCCGCCTTCGCCCTCAGCGAGCCCGGCGCGGGTTCCGACGCCGCCGCGCTCACCCTCCACGCCGCCCCGGCACCCGACGGCCCCGGCTGGCGGCTCACCGGTGAGAAGCTCTGGATCTCCAACGCCCCCGAGGCGGACTTCTGCACCGTCTTCGCCCGCACGGGCGAAGCCCCCGGGGCCCGCGGCATCACCGCCTTCCTCGTCCCCGCCGACCGACCCGGCCTCACCGGCCGGCCCCTCGACATGCTCTCCCCGCACCCGATCGGCGCCCTCGCCTTCGACCGCGTCCCCGTCACCCCCGACGACGTCGTCGGACGGCCCGGCGACGGCTTCCGCGTCGCCATGGACACCCTCAACCTCTTCCGGCCCAGCGTCGGCGCCTTCGCCGTCGGCATGGCCCAGGCCGCCCTCGACGCCACCCTCGACCACACCGCACACCGCCACGCCTTCGGCGGCCCCCTCAGGGACCTCCAGGCCGTCTCCCACCAGACGGCCGAGATGGCCACCCGCACCGAGGCCGCCAGGCTCCTCGTCCACGCCGCGGCCTGCGCCCACGACGCCGGCGCCCCCGACGTGCGGCTCCGCTCCGCCATGGCCAAACTGTTCGCGACCGAGACCGCCCAGTACGTCGTCGACACCGCGGTACAACTGCACGGCGCACGCGCACTCCAGCGCGGCCACCTCCTCGAGCACCTCTACCGGGAGGTGCGCGCCCCGCGCATCTACGAAGGCGCCAGCGAGGTCCAGCGCGGCATCATCGCCAAGGAGCTGTCCGCCGGCATCCGCACCGAGGAGACCCCCCGATGA
- a CDS encoding PaaX family transcriptional regulator, producing the protein MAEQHTPRSLIVTLYGAYGRETAGPFAVAELIRLLGALGVDAPSVRSSVSRLKRRGLLVARRTAAGAAGYALSADARQLLDDGDERIFGHRAAPLSDGWVLAVFSVPEAERHKRHLLRSRLGRLGFGTAAPGVWIAPARFHEETRHTLRRLQLDPYVDLFRGDHLGFAATAEAVGRWWDLAGVAKQHEEFLDVHGPVLRAWQTRGATPAEEAYRDYLLALDSWRRLPYADPGLPAELLPADWPGGRSAAVFRGLHRRLRDPGARYVRPDAG; encoded by the coding sequence GTGGCCGAGCAGCACACTCCCCGTTCCCTGATCGTCACCCTGTACGGCGCGTACGGACGCGAGACGGCGGGGCCGTTCGCGGTGGCCGAGCTGATCCGGCTGCTGGGGGCGCTGGGGGTGGACGCCCCGTCGGTGCGTTCCTCGGTGTCGCGGCTGAAGCGGCGGGGGCTGCTCGTCGCGCGGCGGACGGCGGCCGGGGCGGCGGGCTACGCCCTGTCGGCCGATGCCCGGCAGCTGCTGGACGACGGCGACGAGCGGATCTTCGGCCACCGCGCGGCGCCGCTGTCGGACGGGTGGGTGCTCGCGGTGTTCTCGGTGCCGGAGGCGGAGCGGCACAAGCGGCATCTGCTGCGGTCGCGTCTCGGCAGGCTGGGTTTCGGCACGGCTGCGCCGGGGGTGTGGATCGCTCCGGCGCGCTTCCACGAGGAGACGCGTCACACGCTGCGGCGGCTCCAGCTGGATCCCTACGTGGATCTGTTCCGGGGCGATCACCTGGGGTTCGCGGCGACGGCCGAGGCGGTGGGGCGCTGGTGGGACCTGGCGGGAGTGGCCAAGCAGCACGAGGAGTTCCTGGATGTGCACGGCCCGGTGCTGCGGGCGTGGCAGACGCGCGGGGCGACGCCGGCCGAGGAGGCGTACCGGGACTACCTGCTGGCGCTGGACTCGTGGCGGCGGCTGCCGTACGCGGATCCGGGGCTGCCCGCGGAGCTGCTGCCGGCAGACTGGCCGGGCGGGCGTTCGGCGGCCGTGTTCCGCGGGCTGCACCGGCGGCTGCGGGACCCGGGGGCGCGGTACGTCCGGCCCGACGCCGGCTGA
- a CDS encoding ABC transporter ATP-binding protein, with protein MNHEQEATTADPVAEIRDLRVEIGGRAIVDGVSLQALPGRVTALVGASGSGKTTTGLALLGEYPPGARVTGDVRLTADGLAGYIPQHPAAVLNPARSISALLTDIARAQVRHLSPGQRRAAARERVLRALAEAQLPDAESLLRRYPHQLSGGQQQRVVLAQALLLGARVVVADEPTTGQDALTKSRIVEQLAAVAARGIAVVLLSHDLDVARALADDVVVMRAGRVVEAGPAPRVWPAPRHEWTRALLGEQPRSPEPDRASGTGPPVLQVRDLTARHRAGARGRTVVLRTPRLDLYPGECLAVVGRSGSGKTTLARCLAGLHRDHDAEILLDGTPLPRSLRDRSRPHLAAVQYVFQDARAAFDEHRPVLHQVARTAIRLRGADRDTATREARDTLSRLGLPADLVLRLPGQLSGGELQRAALARSLLAHPRVLICDEITSGLDTITRRGILDILTALVRDRDDLSLVLITHDLGTAALAHRIAVLDGGEIVEQNTAQRILTVPEHPFTVSLMETTARLAAGPGTRPDGGGTSAGAAERSARGPEPLLRPARPPNAASPAPRPTPAPHHDDHVEGSRGLPR; from the coding sequence GTGAACCACGAGCAGGAGGCCACCACCGCGGACCCGGTAGCCGAGATCCGCGACCTGCGCGTCGAGATCGGCGGCAGGGCGATCGTCGACGGCGTCAGTCTCCAGGCCCTGCCCGGCAGGGTCACCGCACTGGTCGGCGCCTCCGGCAGCGGCAAGACCACCACCGGCCTCGCCCTGCTCGGGGAGTACCCGCCCGGCGCCCGGGTCACCGGGGACGTACGCCTGACGGCCGACGGCCTGGCCGGCTACATCCCCCAGCACCCGGCGGCCGTCCTCAATCCGGCCCGTTCGATCTCCGCGCTGCTGACCGACATCGCCCGCGCCCAGGTCCGCCACCTCTCGCCGGGGCAGCGCCGGGCGGCGGCCCGCGAACGCGTCCTGCGGGCCCTCGCCGAAGCCCAGCTCCCGGACGCCGAGTCCCTGCTGCGGCGCTACCCCCACCAGCTCTCCGGAGGCCAGCAGCAACGCGTCGTGCTCGCCCAGGCCCTGCTGCTCGGCGCCCGCGTGGTCGTCGCCGACGAGCCCACCACCGGCCAGGACGCCCTGACCAAGAGCCGCATCGTCGAGCAGCTGGCGGCGGTCGCGGCCCGCGGCATCGCGGTCGTCCTGCTCAGTCACGACCTGGACGTGGCGCGCGCACTCGCCGACGACGTGGTCGTCATGCGGGCGGGCCGGGTCGTGGAGGCGGGCCCGGCGCCACGCGTCTGGCCCGCGCCCCGGCACGAGTGGACCCGCGCACTGCTGGGTGAGCAGCCGAGGTCCCCGGAACCGGACCGCGCGAGCGGCACCGGGCCGCCCGTCCTGCAGGTCCGCGACCTCACCGCCCGCCACCGCGCCGGCGCGCGCGGCCGGACCGTGGTGCTGCGCACCCCCCGCCTCGACCTGTACCCGGGCGAGTGCCTGGCCGTCGTCGGCCGCTCCGGCAGCGGCAAGACGACCCTCGCCCGGTGCCTCGCCGGCCTCCACCGCGACCACGACGCGGAGATCCTCCTCGACGGCACACCGCTGCCCCGCAGTCTGCGCGACCGCAGCCGCCCGCATCTCGCAGCCGTGCAGTACGTCTTCCAGGACGCGCGCGCCGCCTTCGACGAACACCGCCCCGTGCTCCACCAGGTCGCCCGCACCGCGATCCGCCTGCGCGGCGCCGACCGGGACACCGCGACACGGGAAGCCCGAGACACCCTGAGCCGCCTCGGACTTCCGGCGGACCTCGTCCTTCGGCTCCCCGGACAGCTCTCGGGCGGCGAACTCCAGCGCGCCGCCCTCGCCCGTTCGCTGCTCGCCCACCCTCGCGTCCTCATCTGCGACGAGATCACGTCCGGCCTGGACACCATCACCCGCCGGGGCATCCTCGACATCCTCACGGCACTGGTCCGCGACCGCGACGACCTGTCCCTGGTACTGATCACCCACGATCTGGGCACCGCGGCCCTGGCCCACCGCATCGCCGTCCTGGACGGCGGCGAAATCGTCGAGCAGAACACCGCCCAGCGCATCCTGACCGTCCCGGAACACCCGTTCACCGTCTCGCTCATGGAAACCACGGCACGTCTGGCGGCCGGCCCGGGCACCCGGCCGGACGGTGGCGGGACTTCCGCGGGAGCGGCGGAGCGTTCGGCGCGGGGCCCTGAGCCGCTCCTGCGCCCGGCACGCCCGCCGAACGCCGCCTCGCCGGCCCCTCGGCCGACGCCGGCCCCTCACCACGACGATCATGTCGAAGGCAGCAGAGGACTGCCCCGGTGA
- a CDS encoding ABC transporter permease: MSGFRSFVTRRLLLGVAQTAAVVLLVFALTEALPGDAAVALAGDQPDPARIEAIREAMELDRPAVERLADWAAGLLHGDFGTSLASGRPVSQYIADGFGPTLVLAALTAALLVPAGFGLGVLAARHEGRLVDRLVSSMTLVVYAVPEFALGVLLVTVLAIRLGWLPPTAVGYGTDLLAHPAALVLPVLVLLSRPVCSLARLVRAGMIDALASPYVAQARRYGVSGARVRYTHALPNALAPAAQQLARTIDWLLGGVIVVEALYVIPGLGTVLLNAVAERDVPVVQGLAVVFGALTVILNLGADLVTHRLAPRAGVAA; the protein is encoded by the coding sequence GTGAGCGGATTCCGCTCCTTCGTCACCCGGCGGCTGCTCCTCGGCGTCGCGCAGACCGCGGCCGTGGTGCTGCTGGTCTTCGCGCTGACCGAGGCGCTGCCGGGTGACGCCGCGGTCGCCCTGGCCGGGGACCAGCCCGACCCCGCCCGCATCGAGGCCATCCGCGAGGCCATGGAGCTGGACCGGCCCGCGGTGGAGCGGCTGGCCGACTGGGCGGCGGGCCTGCTGCACGGCGACTTCGGCACCTCCCTGGCCTCCGGCCGCCCGGTGAGCCAGTACATCGCCGACGGTTTCGGCCCCACCCTTGTGCTGGCCGCGCTCACCGCGGCCCTGCTCGTCCCCGCCGGGTTCGGCCTCGGCGTGCTGGCCGCCCGCCACGAGGGGCGCCTGGTGGACCGGCTGGTCAGCTCGATGACGCTCGTCGTCTACGCGGTGCCCGAGTTCGCCCTCGGCGTGCTGCTGGTGACCGTCCTCGCCATCCGGCTGGGCTGGCTGCCGCCGACCGCGGTCGGATACGGCACCGACCTGCTCGCCCACCCGGCGGCACTCGTCCTGCCCGTCCTCGTCCTGCTCTCCCGGCCCGTGTGCTCCCTGGCGCGCCTGGTACGCGCCGGCATGATCGACGCGCTCGCCTCCCCGTACGTGGCACAGGCGCGCCGCTACGGCGTCTCCGGCGCCCGTGTGCGCTACACGCACGCGCTTCCCAACGCCCTCGCCCCCGCCGCCCAGCAACTCGCCCGAACCATCGACTGGCTGCTGGGCGGCGTGATCGTCGTGGAGGCGCTGTACGTGATCCCCGGACTCGGCACCGTCCTGCTCAACGCCGTCGCCGAACGCGACGTACCCGTCGTCCAGGGCCTCGCCGTCGTCTTCGGCGCCCTGACCGTCATCCTCAACCTGGGCGCGGACCTGGTCACCCACCGCCTCGCGCCCCGGGCGGGGGTGGCCGCGTGA
- a CDS encoding ABC transporter permease, whose product MKGSRTGRFALGTGVVAVPLVLALLGPEFAGDPGPRAASFVLGDGHRLGTDFVGRDVWHQVLHGGRPVVLTALTATALAYLVALPVGLFSALTHRRLLEELLMRPLDVLLAVPSLLLILLAATVFSPGAVGLALLVAVVNVPDATRLVRAAATEAAARPAVEALRMQGETWWRMAVGYVGRSMLRTLAADAGTRLTGVLYLVATAAFLGVGVAPDAADWAVMVDRNRTGLFVQPWAVVVPALLIVGLTTGTNLLFDAALHKGGGRLAPARAAASRTLRSRAEKEARP is encoded by the coding sequence GTGAAGGGCTCGCGCACGGGCCGCTTCGCCCTCGGCACCGGAGTCGTCGCGGTGCCCCTCGTCCTGGCCCTCCTCGGCCCCGAGTTCGCCGGCGACCCCGGTCCACGGGCCGCATCCTTCGTGCTGGGCGACGGCCACCGGCTCGGCACCGACTTCGTCGGCCGGGACGTCTGGCACCAGGTACTGCACGGCGGCCGCCCGGTCGTGCTGACCGCCCTCACCGCGACCGCCCTCGCCTACCTCGTGGCCCTGCCCGTCGGTCTGTTCAGCGCGCTCACCCACCGCCGCCTGCTGGAGGAACTGCTGATGCGGCCCCTGGACGTGCTGCTCGCCGTCCCTTCGCTGCTGCTGATCCTGCTGGCGGCGACCGTGTTCTCCCCCGGCGCCGTGGGGCTGGCCCTGCTGGTCGCGGTCGTCAACGTGCCCGACGCGACCCGCCTCGTGCGCGCCGCCGCCACCGAGGCCGCCGCCCGCCCCGCGGTCGAGGCACTGCGCATGCAGGGCGAGACATGGTGGCGCATGGCCGTCGGCTACGTCGGCCGTTCCATGCTGCGCACCCTGGCCGCCGACGCCGGCACCCGGCTGACCGGCGTGCTGTACCTCGTCGCCACGGCCGCCTTCCTCGGCGTCGGCGTGGCACCCGACGCCGCTGACTGGGCGGTCATGGTCGACCGCAACCGCACCGGCCTGTTCGTCCAGCCGTGGGCCGTCGTCGTCCCCGCCCTGCTGATCGTGGGCCTGACGACGGGCACGAACCTCCTCTTCGACGCCGCGCTCCACAAGGGCGGCGGACGGCTCGCCCCCGCCCGCGCCGCCGCGAGCCGAACCCTCCGGAGCCGGGCGGAGAAGGAGGCACGTCCGTGA
- a CDS encoding bifunctional salicylyl-CoA 5-hydroxylase/oxidoreductase: MTPSPAPGAAPRTVPPRTVPPRSGTSAAGAPHSATSGAPAAPDAPRAASGAPAAPDASGAHTTPATPGAHTTPDAPATSGAPATRDAPRATPLPGAPPRRNAPLRIAVIGGGPGGLYAAVLLKRLDPARDITVWERNAPDDTFGFGVVLSDETLGGIEHADPAVHRALQRVFVRWDDIDIVRGGRTLTSGGHGFAALGRRTLLRILHERCAELGVRIHFRTPAPTAAELAGRHDLVIAADGVNSTTRTAHADAFRPRVTTHRCRYIWLAADFAFDAFRFEIAETEHGVMQLHGYPFERPAPGPHPPAGPSGEPGPTGASTVIVEMREEVWHAAGLDACDERQSADRCAEIFAEALGGRPLRGNNSAWTAFRTVVNAHWSHGNTVLLGDAAHTAHFSIGSGTKLAVEDALALAACVGEHATLPEALTAYEAERRPVVESTQRAAAASLRWFEDVRAYLGQPPRQFAFNLLTRSRRVTHGNLRLRDPAFTRTVEDDFGCPPGTPPMFTPLRLRGLTLRNRVVVSPMDMYSATDGDPGDFHLVHLGARALGGAGLVMTEMVCVSAQGRITPGCAGLYTDAHATAWRRVTDFVHSQAPGTAIGVQLGHSGRKGSTRLMWEGIDQPLPDGNWPLVAASPLPYRPGVNQTPHQLDRAGLTVVRDQFAAAARRAADSGFDLLELHCAHGYLLSGFLSPLTNHRTDAYGGSLANRLRYPLEVFDAVRAVWPGERPMTVRISATDWAAGGTTADDAVEIARAFAAHGADAIDVSTGQVVPGERPEYGRSYQTPYADRVRNALRVPVIAVGAISSWDDVNSLLLAGRTDLCALARPHLYDPHWTLHAAAEQNYAGTAAPWPAPYRAGSRTPPTGRTDAPRPRLGLTGLREGAQSPAPRP, from the coding sequence ATGACCCCGTCGCCGGCCCCGGGCGCCGCGCCCCGAACCGTCCCGCCCCGAACCGTCCCGCCCCGCTCCGGCACCAGCGCTGCCGGAGCCCCGCACTCCGCCACCTCCGGTGCCCCCGCCGCTCCGGACGCCCCGCGCGCCGCCTCCGGTGCCCCCGCCGCCCCGGATGCCTCCGGTGCCCACACCACCCCCGCCACCCCCGGCGCCCACACCACCCCGGACGCCCCCGCCACCTCCGGTGCCCCCGCCACCCGGGACGCCCCGCGCGCCACCCCGCTCCCCGGTGCGCCACCCCGCCGGAACGCGCCCCTGCGGATCGCCGTCATCGGCGGCGGTCCCGGCGGCCTCTACGCCGCCGTGCTCCTCAAACGCCTCGACCCCGCACGCGACATCACGGTCTGGGAGCGCAACGCGCCGGACGACACCTTCGGCTTCGGCGTGGTCCTCTCCGACGAGACCCTCGGCGGCATCGAGCACGCCGACCCCGCCGTGCACCGCGCACTCCAGCGCGTGTTCGTCCGCTGGGACGACATCGACATCGTCCGCGGCGGCCGCACCCTCACCTCCGGCGGACACGGGTTCGCCGCACTCGGCCGCCGCACCCTCCTGCGCATACTCCACGAGCGCTGCGCGGAACTCGGCGTACGCATCCACTTCCGCACCCCGGCCCCCACCGCGGCCGAACTCGCCGGCCGCCACGACCTCGTCATCGCCGCCGACGGAGTCAACAGCACCACCCGAACCGCGCACGCCGACGCCTTCCGCCCCCGCGTCACCACCCACCGCTGCCGCTACATCTGGCTCGCCGCCGACTTCGCCTTCGACGCCTTCCGCTTCGAGATCGCCGAGACCGAGCACGGCGTCATGCAGCTCCACGGCTACCCCTTCGAACGGCCCGCACCCGGCCCCCACCCGCCGGCCGGACCCTCCGGCGAGCCGGGTCCGACCGGCGCCTCCACCGTCATCGTCGAGATGCGCGAAGAGGTCTGGCACGCCGCCGGACTGGACGCCTGCGACGAGCGGCAGTCCGCGGATCGCTGCGCCGAGATCTTCGCCGAAGCCCTCGGCGGACGCCCCCTGCGGGGGAACAACTCCGCCTGGACCGCCTTCCGCACCGTCGTCAACGCGCACTGGTCCCACGGCAACACCGTCCTCCTCGGCGACGCCGCGCACACCGCCCACTTCTCCATCGGCTCCGGCACCAAACTCGCCGTCGAGGACGCCCTCGCCCTCGCCGCCTGCGTCGGGGAACACGCCACCCTCCCCGAGGCCCTCACCGCATACGAGGCCGAACGCCGCCCCGTCGTCGAATCCACCCAGCGCGCGGCCGCCGCCAGCCTCCGCTGGTTCGAGGACGTCCGCGCCTACCTCGGCCAACCGCCCCGCCAGTTCGCCTTCAACCTGCTCACCCGCAGCCGGCGCGTCACCCACGGCAACCTCAGGCTGCGCGACCCCGCCTTCACCCGCACCGTCGAGGACGACTTCGGCTGCCCGCCGGGCACCCCGCCCATGTTCACGCCCCTGCGGCTGCGCGGGCTGACCCTGCGCAACCGCGTCGTCGTCTCGCCCATGGACATGTACTCCGCCACCGACGGCGACCCCGGCGACTTCCACCTCGTCCACCTCGGCGCCCGCGCCCTCGGCGGCGCCGGACTCGTCATGACCGAGATGGTCTGCGTCAGCGCCCAGGGCCGCATCACCCCCGGCTGCGCCGGCCTCTACACCGACGCCCACGCCACCGCATGGCGCCGTGTCACCGACTTCGTCCACAGCCAGGCCCCCGGCACCGCCATCGGCGTCCAGCTCGGCCACTCCGGCCGCAAGGGATCCACCCGGCTGATGTGGGAAGGCATCGACCAGCCCCTGCCCGACGGCAACTGGCCCCTCGTCGCCGCCTCACCCCTGCCGTACCGGCCCGGTGTCAACCAGACACCCCACCAACTCGACCGCGCCGGACTCACCGTCGTCCGCGACCAGTTCGCCGCCGCCGCCCGCCGTGCCGCCGACAGCGGCTTCGACCTGCTCGAACTCCACTGCGCCCACGGCTACCTCCTCTCCGGCTTCCTCTCCCCGCTCACCAACCACCGCACCGACGCCTACGGAGGCAGCCTCGCCAACCGCCTCCGCTACCCGCTGGAAGTCTTCGACGCCGTCCGGGCCGTGTGGCCAGGCGAACGGCCCATGACCGTCCGGATCTCCGCCACCGACTGGGCCGCCGGCGGCACCACGGCCGACGACGCCGTCGAGATCGCCCGCGCCTTCGCCGCCCACGGCGCCGACGCCATCGACGTGTCCACCGGCCAGGTCGTCCCCGGTGAACGCCCCGAGTACGGCCGCTCCTACCAGACCCCCTACGCCGACCGCGTCCGCAACGCCCTCCGCGTCCCCGTCATCGCCGTCGGCGCGATCTCCTCCTGGGACGACGTCAACTCCCTCCTCCTGGCCGGCCGCACCGACCTGTGCGCCCTGGCCAGGCCCCACCTCTACGACCCCCACTGGACGCTCCACGCGGCCGCCGAGCAGAACTACGCGGGCACTGCCGCGCCCTGGCCCGCGCCCTACCGCGCCGGCAGCCGGACACCCCCTACCGGCCGCACCGACGCGCCCAGGCCGCGCCTCGGCCTCACCGGTCTCCGCGAGGGGGCGCAGTCGCCGGCGCCCCGGCCGTGA